The Candidatus Omnitrophota bacterium genome includes a window with the following:
- a CDS encoding response regulator transcription factor, with translation MRENILIVEDEKDIARMLDYNLKKEGFKTLCVHDGEDALEEAGRGHPDLILLDLMLPGMDGLEVCKTLKKDTKTASIPIIMLTAKAQESDKVIGLELGADDYMTKPFSPRELLARIKAVLRRMKEKDKLPELMRIGELAIDFSKIMVLVKDKQVDLTAKEFELLKTLISAKGRVLSRDYLLDNIWGFDHAVEIQTRTVDVHIRTLRKKLKAEAERIVTVKNYGYRFVLDE, from the coding sequence ATGAGAGAGAACATATTGATCGTGGAAGACGAAAAAGACATCGCCAGGATGCTGGACTATAATCTTAAGAAAGAAGGATTTAAAACATTATGCGTTCATGACGGCGAGGATGCCTTGGAAGAGGCCGGGCGCGGCCATCCTGATCTTATACTTTTGGACTTGATGCTGCCCGGAATGGACGGCCTGGAGGTGTGTAAAACACTTAAAAAAGATACAAAGACCGCGTCCATCCCTATAATAATGCTTACGGCCAAAGCCCAGGAATCGGATAAGGTTATCGGCCTGGAATTGGGCGCGGACGATTATATGACAAAACCTTTCAGTCCGAGGGAACTGCTGGCCAGGATAAAGGCGGTGCTGCGCAGGATGAAGGAGAAAGATAAATTGCCTGAACTGATGAGAATAGGAGAATTGGCAATTGATTTTTCGAAAATCATGGTTCTGGTCAAGGATAAGCAGGTAGACCTGACTGCCAAAGAATTCGAGCTGCTCAAGACCCTGATCAGCGCCAAAGGCAGGGTTTTATCGCGGGATTACCTTTTAGACAATATCTGGGGTTTTGATCACGCCGTGGAGATCCAGACCCGGACGGTGGACGTGCACATCCGGACACTGCGCAAAAAATTAAAAGCTGAGGCCGAACGCATAGTTACGGTCAAAAACTACGGATACAGATTCGTGCTGGATGAATGA
- a CDS encoding FAD-binding oxidoreductase: MGMIIKKGRDIIGSYFQDASNLKGGYASEAVFPDREEQISELLAECHSKKTPVTISGGGTGTAGARIPFGGIVISTERLDKINEISVEKMSARLQPGVLVDDLRLACEQKGLFYTSHPTERTASVGGTVSTNASGARSFKYGSIRQYVNRLRMVLADGEVLEIKRGERFITRSNNILKLSGGRSIIIPLPGYKIPDIKNSAGYFIKDGSDLIDLFIGQEGTLSIITEIELAMVKKPDSILSAFVFFRQEKDAWDFSARAAELSKGKTAYSPGDIDALSIEYFDSNALDLLRGKVNNIPGGMNAAVFFEQEAGSGDEDGLWQAWASLITEHNAALDDTWVAMGSKDGEYFSKLRHCLPEAVNDIVRQRGLPKLSTDIAVPPEFFREMMGFYSDIFKKSKIAYVIFGHIGECHVHTNLLAASAEELDRGRDICLETIKKCVSLGGTITAEHGVGKTKNKYLEIMYGREGVMDMAKIKKACDPNCILGQGNIFSKEVRDSLLSS, from the coding sequence ATGGGTATGATAATAAAAAAAGGCCGTGATATAATAGGATCGTATTTCCAGGACGCCTCTAATCTTAAAGGCGGATACGCATCTGAGGCGGTTTTCCCCGATCGGGAAGAGCAAATTTCGGAACTTCTCGCGGAATGCCATTCAAAAAAGACGCCGGTCACTATTTCCGGAGGGGGCACTGGAACTGCCGGCGCCCGCATACCATTCGGCGGGATCGTGATTTCTACGGAAAGACTTGATAAAATCAACGAGATCTCCGTCGAGAAGATGTCCGCAAGATTACAGCCCGGCGTGCTGGTTGACGATCTCCGGCTTGCCTGTGAACAAAAAGGGCTTTTTTATACGTCTCACCCGACAGAAAGGACCGCTTCGGTAGGAGGCACGGTCTCAACAAACGCTTCCGGAGCCAGGTCGTTCAAATACGGCTCGATAAGGCAATATGTGAACCGCCTTAGGATGGTGTTGGCGGACGGCGAGGTGCTGGAGATAAAACGCGGAGAGAGGTTCATTACGCGCAGTAATAATATCCTTAAGCTTTCGGGCGGACGCAGCATAATCATACCGTTGCCTGGATATAAAATCCCGGATATAAAGAATTCCGCCGGGTATTTCATCAAGGATGGCTCGGACCTTATTGACCTTTTTATAGGGCAGGAAGGGACCTTATCCATAATAACCGAGATAGAGCTGGCTATGGTAAAGAAGCCTGACAGTATATTGAGCGCGTTTGTTTTTTTCAGACAGGAAAAAGACGCGTGGGATTTTTCGGCCCGGGCGGCGGAGTTGTCAAAGGGTAAAACAGCTTATTCGCCCGGGGATATAGACGCGCTATCAATAGAATATTTTGACAGTAATGCACTTGATCTTTTGAGGGGAAAGGTGAATAATATCCCCGGCGGGATGAATGCGGCTGTATTCTTTGAGCAAGAGGCTGGCAGCGGGGATGAGGATGGCCTTTGGCAGGCCTGGGCAAGCCTTATTACAGAACACAACGCCGCACTGGACGATACCTGGGTGGCTATGGGCAGTAAGGACGGGGAATATTTCTCGAAGTTAAGGCATTGCCTGCCGGAAGCGGTCAACGACATAGTTAGGCAAAGGGGATTGCCGAAACTCAGCACCGATATAGCGGTCCCTCCGGAGTTCTTCCGGGAAATGATGGGTTTCTATAGTGATATCTTCAAGAAGAGCAAGATAGCGTATGTTATTTTCGGGCATATAGGCGAATGTCATGTGCATACCAACCTGTTGGCTGCGTCAGCCGAAGAATTGGATAGGGGAAGGGATATCTGTCTTGAAACCATCAAAAAATGCGTTTCGCTCGGAGGAACAATTACGGCTGAGCATGGCGTCGGCAAGACTAAAAATAAATATCTGGAAATAATGTACGGCAGGGAAGGCGTAATGGATATGGCAAAGATAAAAAAAGCCTGTGACCCGAATTGTATCCTGGGCCAAGGCAACATTTTCTCCAAGGAAGTCCGGGACTCTTTGTTATCTTCCTGA
- a CDS encoding cyclic beta 1-2 glucan synthetase codes for MRLSAFCGSKKIAEENILRAELFSIEQFKIYAKRLARKQQVSYKKGWGRLLLRLEENEKVLCAINELLNETENGKRRVSPAGEWILDNYYLIEEQIRLAQKCLPKTYIRELPYLLSGPLAGCPRVYEIAMALVSHGDGLLDIRVLTEFVASYQKVSHLKLGELWAIPIMLRLALIENLRRVASRLIISQKERNRADYWATRILAVSDKDANGVIREIAAMDKGGGALSDAFVTEFTRRFNGQSPALNLPFAWLEKKLAEQGETLDRIIRSSSQRQAADQVSIANTIGSLRLLDVTDWHDFVEDLSVLEKVLRQDPSGDYAGMAFASRDRYRHVIEKLSLRSKMVEEEVAAQAIVIAKSAKVAHGPDHSTAHVGYYLVDKGLELFYRHLGLRLPFGQYVQAQKTFFSFLLYVGSIGLVSLTATACALYVMSNVGIAGLPWLLYFGFLFLLTTSQTAVSLVNWVSSLFVSPQPLTKMDFSEGIPESAHTLVAVPCMLSDERTVASLLEGLEVHYLANVDAHIDFALVTDLCDAAQETMPDDEALLAQVTEGIEQLNYKYRLQKERIFYLFHRPRRWNGREKKWMGYERKRGKLSDLNALLRGKGENRFSFILGDPASLRDVKYVITLDTDTRMPRNAARGLVEVIEHPLNRPVYDETKKRVVSGYGILQPRVESSYPGENPSFFATFFGGDSGIDPYTKAVSDLYQDLFYEGSFIGKGLYHVDAFEKAIEGRFPDNLILSHDLLEGCYARSGLVTDVQFYEQYPSGYLKDAKRRHRWIRGDWQIVSWLFGSVRGGGKKRVRNPISVLSQYKIADNLRRSLVAPSTVLLLLSGWGMFQLSWIWSALVIALVGFPLVLMSLVETMRKPDDLYVISHLRAVMASFKKNTVRLFFSLVFMLHEASYCMDAIVRTLWRMFVSRRRLLEWVAFSESKASAREDVAGSFRKMLPESVFAVLFLIYFGVVLRCFDGLALILLSLWIASPFIAFVISRPASPRKIKLSDSQIVFLRIFARRTWAFFERYVTKKDNWLPPDNFQEEPVSTVAHRTSPTNIGLSLLANLTAYDFGYISMGEMFNRTEKTFDSLNRMDKFRGHYYNWYDTETLKPLIPLYVSSVDSGNLAGHVLVLRSGLSELFGQKIVSQKIVDGLLDTLHILSRSVGELDKKQASGVAVMLQGVFTRVGYFQHKISASSISLLELHTLLRQLLTDISKVLSASDQKNFERVKQWALAFEKQCYDFLEDMYFIAPWIQLPPEMPGMWDAGDEKQKERLVLLRESLRCLDEIPTLGDVARLELKLIPLIDDVISGMVIVDDESKMSREWFEKLRDAVKSAGTRSSERISVIEAIIVSCNEISGIEYEFLYNKTTHLLSIGYNVSEHKVDRGCYDLLASESRLCSFVGIAQGRMAQDHWFKLGRMISKSGGDPVLVSWGGSIFEYLMPLLVMPTYTGSLLDMTYKSVVRGQIRYASKNNIPWGISESGYNKVDSNMVYQYHSFGVPDMGFKRGLAEDLVVAPYASMLALMVEPEKACENLERLFALNAGGTYGFYEAVDYTPSRLAPDETHAIVKSYMAHHQAMGLLSIAYVLLNMPMQRRFLADPMLKSAELLLQERAPKAEPFLYDFEVTGLFKKLGERETLLRLFTTAQTPVPEIHPLSNGRYHVMVNNAGGGYSRWKNIAVTRWHEDPALDNEGVFIYLRDMDTGNYWTSAYQPSRANPKKYEALFSQAGVEFKRRDYYIDTHTEIAVSPEDDIELRRVTITNRSRTRRIIEVSSYAEVVLNDPASDQAHRLFSNLFVQTEIVRSHQAILCYRRPRSDKEKFPLMLHLMAVHGRATVGASYETDRNLFIGRGHTVADPIVMQKNGNLSDSAGSILDPIVSIRSRIELDPDESAVIDYVTGVCEDRETAKILMEKYRDRNLADRVFNLAWTHGQVALQQINATEDAAQLYGRLASAIVYSNPAWRAGENILRRNSRGQPDLWGYGISGDLPIVLVRIENQDNIDLVVQMMQAHAYWRMKGITVDLVIWNEDSSVYRDLLGDRISGLISAGAEGRTNKDGNIFLRRADQMSEEIRILMQTVARIVITDREGTLAEQIADMTQPIVNFPPFVPTRKDVQDEEEGPLDRSDLVYFNGLGGFTRDGREYVITTSRSKKTPAPWVNVLANKHFGTVISESGSAYTWSENAHEFRLTPWKNDPVSDIPAEALYIRDEETGRFWSPTPLPSTGSTRYTTRHGFGYSVFEHTEKGIVSELTMFVSLEHSVKFAVLKIKNISGRRRSLSATAYYELVMGTFRDKYHRHIVTEIDPKSGALVARNPYNKEFPDRAVFLDVTEQTRFVSGDRIEFIGRNGTMASPSAMRRDKLSGKVGAGMDPCVSTQVKFQLEDGNEKEIVFTFGSGKTLDEARDYARRFGRMDAVRQELENVWEYWKRTLGVVYVETPEPSINFLVNGWLLYQVMSCRLWGRSGYYQSGGAFGFRDQLQDVMALVHAKPEMIREQLLAFASRQFIEGDVQHWWHPPSGRGARSHCSDDYLWLALVTCLYVEEIGDTGVLDERIGFLEGPSVKPQEESYYDIPRISERSGTLYEHCVLSVKKSMARGAHGLPLIGSGDWNDGMNLVGSEGKGESVWLAFFLCYVLKSMAALAARKDDAAFAKFCEDAVTTLTANIEKNAWDGEWYLRAYFDNGKALGSSRNSECRIDSLPQSWAVISGVAKPERAIMSMAQVVNQLVDKDNALVKLLAPPFSAERPAPGYISGYVPGVRENGGQYTHAAVWAAIAFTMLKDKKKAWELLHMINPVHHSDTPDSCATYKVEPFVMAGDVYASVPFAGRGGWTWYTGSAAWMYQLIVKYLLGIRLKVDRLYFEPCLPGTWTSWKLHYRFKETFYHITFVCLGPSDRVTSIVVDGVAQEEMAVRLIDDRVGHTVDVKVG; via the coding sequence ATGCGGCTGTCCGCTTTTTGCGGCAGTAAAAAAATCGCGGAGGAAAATATCCTTCGTGCCGAGCTTTTCAGTATTGAGCAGTTTAAAATATACGCGAAGCGTTTAGCGCGAAAACAGCAGGTAAGTTATAAAAAAGGGTGGGGCCGTCTTTTGCTCCGATTGGAGGAGAATGAAAAGGTCCTTTGCGCTATTAACGAATTGCTCAACGAGACTGAGAATGGAAAACGCCGGGTTTCGCCGGCCGGCGAATGGATCCTGGATAATTATTACCTCATTGAAGAACAGATACGACTCGCCCAAAAATGCCTCCCCAAAACATACATCCGTGAATTGCCTTATTTATTGAGCGGCCCGCTTGCGGGGTGCCCGCGCGTCTACGAGATCGCTATGGCGCTTGTTTCTCATGGCGACGGCCTTTTGGATATCCGGGTGCTTACTGAATTTGTCGCCTCATATCAGAAGGTCAGCCATTTAAAGCTTGGCGAATTATGGGCAATACCCATTATGTTGCGATTGGCCCTTATTGAGAATTTGAGGCGAGTGGCTTCCCGGTTGATCATATCACAAAAGGAAAGGAACAGGGCAGATTATTGGGCAACGCGTATTTTGGCGGTCTCAGATAAGGATGCGAATGGGGTTATCCGCGAGATCGCGGCGATGGACAAAGGGGGAGGGGCGTTGTCCGATGCTTTTGTTACAGAGTTCACCCGCCGTTTTAACGGGCAAAGCCCCGCGCTGAATCTTCCTTTTGCGTGGTTGGAAAAGAAACTTGCTGAACAGGGCGAAACGCTTGACCGGATCATACGATCGAGCAGCCAAAGGCAAGCGGCTGATCAGGTTTCGATCGCGAATACGATCGGGAGCTTGCGCCTTCTGGACGTTACCGATTGGCATGATTTTGTAGAAGATTTGAGCGTGCTGGAGAAAGTTTTGCGCCAGGATCCTTCGGGCGATTACGCCGGGATGGCGTTTGCTTCCCGCGACCGGTATCGGCATGTCATTGAAAAGCTTTCTTTGCGAAGCAAGATGGTTGAAGAGGAAGTTGCGGCCCAGGCGATCGTGATCGCTAAATCCGCGAAAGTGGCGCATGGGCCTGATCATAGCACTGCGCATGTGGGGTACTATCTTGTTGACAAAGGGCTGGAGCTTTTTTACCGCCACTTGGGGCTGCGACTGCCTTTTGGTCAGTATGTGCAAGCCCAGAAAACATTTTTTTCATTCCTTTTGTATGTGGGATCTATCGGTTTGGTCAGCTTGACTGCGACAGCGTGTGCATTATATGTGATGTCAAATGTGGGGATAGCGGGCCTGCCCTGGCTTCTGTATTTCGGGTTTTTGTTCCTTTTGACAACAAGTCAGACCGCGGTTTCACTCGTGAACTGGGTCTCTTCACTGTTCGTGTCTCCCCAGCCGCTTACAAAAATGGATTTTTCCGAAGGGATACCGGAATCCGCGCATACACTCGTTGCCGTTCCCTGTATGCTGAGTGACGAGCGGACGGTTGCCTCTCTTCTTGAGGGATTAGAGGTCCACTATCTGGCGAACGTTGACGCGCATATTGATTTTGCGTTAGTGACTGATTTGTGCGATGCTGCGCAGGAGACGATGCCCGATGACGAAGCCTTGCTGGCTCAGGTCACAGAGGGGATTGAGCAGTTGAATTACAAGTATCGCCTGCAGAAAGAACGTATTTTCTATCTTTTTCACAGGCCGCGGCGGTGGAATGGCAGAGAAAAAAAATGGATGGGGTATGAGCGCAAGCGGGGCAAGCTCTCTGACCTGAATGCGCTCCTTCGCGGAAAAGGAGAAAACAGGTTCAGTTTTATTCTCGGGGATCCGGCGAGCCTGCGGGATGTAAAATATGTCATTACGCTTGATACTGATACCCGGATGCCGCGCAACGCGGCGCGCGGCCTTGTTGAGGTTATAGAACATCCTTTGAACCGGCCGGTTTATGACGAAACAAAAAAACGGGTGGTTTCCGGCTATGGCATTCTGCAGCCGCGCGTAGAGTCAAGCTATCCCGGTGAAAACCCCTCTTTTTTCGCCACATTTTTCGGCGGAGATTCGGGGATCGATCCGTATACGAAAGCGGTGTCGGATCTGTACCAGGATTTGTTCTATGAAGGGTCTTTTATCGGCAAGGGCCTGTATCATGTCGATGCGTTCGAGAAGGCGATCGAAGGCCGTTTTCCGGATAACCTTATTTTAAGCCATGATCTGCTGGAAGGATGTTATGCCCGATCGGGCCTTGTGACGGATGTGCAATTCTACGAGCAATATCCCTCGGGGTATCTGAAGGATGCTAAACGGAGGCATCGTTGGATCCGCGGCGATTGGCAGATCGTGTCGTGGTTGTTCGGTTCTGTCAGGGGGGGCGGTAAGAAGCGAGTAAGGAACCCGATCTCCGTTTTATCTCAATACAAGATAGCAGATAACTTGCGGCGGAGCCTTGTCGCTCCCTCAACGGTCTTATTGTTGTTGTCAGGCTGGGGGATGTTCCAGTTGTCCTGGATCTGGTCGGCTTTGGTGATCGCGCTTGTCGGTTTTCCCCTCGTGCTGATGTCCCTTGTAGAGACAATGAGGAAGCCGGACGACCTTTATGTCATATCCCATTTGAGAGCGGTGATGGCGTCTTTCAAAAAGAACACGGTTCGGTTGTTTTTTTCGTTGGTCTTTATGTTACACGAGGCCTCCTATTGTATGGACGCGATTGTCAGGACACTGTGGCGAATGTTCGTATCCCGCAGGCGTTTGCTGGAATGGGTGGCTTTTAGTGAGTCGAAGGCGTCTGCGCGGGAAGATGTTGCAGGCAGCTTCCGGAAAATGTTACCGGAATCCGTGTTCGCTGTTTTATTCTTGATTTATTTCGGTGTGGTATTGCGCTGTTTTGACGGGCTCGCGTTGATCCTGTTAAGTTTATGGATAGCATCGCCTTTTATCGCATTCGTGATCAGCCGCCCCGCATCTCCCCGTAAGATCAAATTATCTGATTCTCAGATCGTTTTTCTCAGGATCTTTGCGCGAAGGACATGGGCTTTTTTTGAAAGGTATGTGACTAAAAAGGATAATTGGTTGCCTCCGGACAATTTTCAGGAAGAACCCGTCAGCACGGTTGCCCATAGGACATCGCCTACAAATATCGGGCTGTCGTTATTGGCGAATTTGACGGCGTATGATTTCGGGTATATTTCGATGGGGGAGATGTTCAATAGGACGGAAAAAACATTCGATAGCCTTAACCGCATGGATAAGTTCCGGGGGCATTATTACAATTGGTACGATACTGAAACTTTGAAGCCGCTTATACCGTTGTATGTGTCTTCGGTGGATAGCGGTAATCTGGCCGGCCATGTATTGGTCCTGCGTTCGGGGCTTTCGGAGCTGTTCGGGCAGAAGATCGTCTCCCAGAAAATAGTCGACGGACTTTTAGATACGCTGCATATCCTGTCCCGGAGCGTGGGAGAGCTTGATAAAAAACAGGCAAGCGGCGTCGCGGTGATGCTCCAAGGGGTCTTTACGCGAGTCGGGTATTTTCAGCATAAGATATCGGCGTCTTCGATCAGCCTTTTAGAGCTTCATACGCTGTTGCGTCAGCTGTTAACTGATATTTCCAAGGTTCTGTCGGCCTCGGATCAAAAAAATTTCGAGAGAGTGAAGCAATGGGCGCTGGCTTTTGAAAAACAATGCTATGATTTTCTGGAGGATATGTATTTTATCGCGCCCTGGATCCAGCTGCCGCCGGAAATGCCCGGCATGTGGGACGCCGGCGATGAAAAACAGAAAGAACGTTTGGTCCTTCTTAGGGAGTCATTACGATGCCTGGATGAGATCCCGACTCTTGGGGATGTGGCGAGACTCGAGCTCAAACTGATCCCTCTCATAGACGATGTTATTAGCGGAATGGTAATTGTGGATGACGAATCCAAAATGAGCAGGGAATGGTTCGAGAAGCTGCGGGATGCGGTTAAGTCTGCCGGCACACGATCCAGCGAAAGGATCAGCGTAATAGAGGCTATCATTGTGAGCTGTAACGAGATATCCGGGATCGAATATGAGTTCTTATACAACAAGACAACGCATCTTCTTTCCATCGGTTACAATGTCAGCGAGCATAAAGTAGATCGGGGCTGTTATGACCTTTTGGCGTCTGAGTCCCGGCTCTGCAGTTTTGTCGGTATCGCTCAAGGCCGGATGGCACAGGATCATTGGTTTAAACTCGGCCGGATGATCTCAAAGTCCGGGGGGGATCCTGTGCTGGTGTCGTGGGGCGGGTCGATATTTGAATACCTTATGCCACTGCTTGTCATGCCGACCTACACGGGGAGTTTGCTTGATATGACGTATAAGAGCGTGGTCCGGGGTCAGATCCGGTACGCGTCAAAAAACAATATTCCCTGGGGGATCTCAGAATCCGGATACAATAAGGTCGACTCGAACATGGTCTATCAGTACCACTCATTCGGCGTCCCGGATATGGGGTTTAAGCGGGGACTTGCGGAGGATCTGGTGGTTGCTCCGTATGCTTCGATGTTGGCGCTGATGGTAGAGCCCGAGAAGGCCTGCGAGAATCTCGAGCGTTTATTCGCGCTGAACGCAGGAGGGACGTATGGCTTCTATGAAGCGGTTGATTATACGCCTTCGCGTTTAGCCCCGGATGAAACGCATGCGATCGTGAAATCGTATATGGCGCATCATCAAGCAATGGGTTTGTTGTCAATTGCCTACGTGTTGTTAAATATGCCCATGCAAAGGCGTTTTCTCGCGGATCCTATGTTGAAATCTGCCGAACTCCTTCTTCAGGAACGGGCGCCGAAAGCCGAACCGTTCCTTTACGATTTCGAAGTGACCGGATTGTTCAAAAAATTAGGAGAAAGAGAAACGCTTTTGCGGCTTTTCACCACCGCGCAAACCCCGGTCCCGGAAATACACCCGTTATCCAACGGCCGGTATCATGTGATGGTCAATAACGCCGGCGGCGGATACAGCCGCTGGAAAAATATCGCGGTAACGCGATGGCATGAGGACCCTGCCTTGGATAATGAGGGGGTTTTTATTTATCTGCGCGATATGGATACCGGTAATTATTGGACATCGGCGTATCAACCGTCGCGCGCAAATCCCAAGAAATATGAAGCCCTGTTCTCTCAGGCCGGCGTTGAATTCAAACGGCGGGATTATTATATTGATACTCATACGGAGATAGCTGTTTCGCCTGAAGACGACATTGAATTACGCCGTGTGACGATCACGAACCGGTCCCGAACGAGGCGCATTATTGAGGTTTCCAGTTACGCGGAAGTCGTGTTGAACGACCCCGCAAGCGATCAGGCACACCGTTTATTCAGTAATTTGTTCGTCCAGACCGAAATTGTCAGGTCTCATCAGGCAATTCTGTGTTACCGCCGTCCGCGATCCGACAAAGAAAAGTTCCCTTTAATGCTGCATCTTATGGCGGTGCATGGCCGGGCGACCGTCGGCGCTTCATATGAAACGGACCGGAACTTGTTTATCGGCCGCGGGCACACGGTCGCCGACCCCATCGTAATGCAGAAAAACGGAAATTTATCGGACAGCGCAGGCTCTATTCTGGACCCTATTGTTTCTATACGAAGCCGTATTGAGCTGGATCCGGATGAATCGGCCGTTATTGATTATGTTACAGGGGTATGCGAAGACAGGGAAACGGCTAAGATCCTAATGGAAAAATACCGGGACAGGAATTTGGCCGATCGCGTGTTTAACCTCGCCTGGACTCATGGGCAAGTCGCGTTACAGCAGATCAATGCGACGGAGGACGCGGCTCAATTGTACGGCCGTCTTGCAAGCGCGATAGTCTATTCTAACCCTGCCTGGCGCGCGGGAGAGAATATCTTGCGCCGGAATTCCCGAGGCCAGCCTGATCTGTGGGGGTATGGCATTTCGGGGGATCTTCCGATCGTTCTGGTGCGTATCGAAAATCAGGATAATATCGATCTGGTCGTGCAGATGATGCAGGCCCATGCGTATTGGCGTATGAAAGGGATCACGGTCGATCTGGTCATATGGAATGAAGACAGCTCCGTGTACCGTGATTTGCTCGGCGACAGGATCAGCGGATTGATTTCTGCGGGCGCTGAAGGGCGGACGAACAAGGATGGTAACATTTTTTTACGGCGTGCGGATCAAATGTCGGAAGAGATCCGGATATTGATGCAAACGGTCGCGCGTATAGTCATTACCGACCGCGAGGGGACGCTCGCGGAACAGATCGCGGATATGACGCAGCCGATAGTGAATTTCCCGCCTTTTGTGCCTACGAGGAAAGATGTTCAGGATGAAGAAGAAGGGCCTCTTGACCGTTCCGATCTGGTATATTTTAATGGCCTGGGCGGTTTTACCCGCGATGGCCGCGAATATGTAATTACTACCTCACGGTCGAAGAAGACCCCGGCGCCTTGGGTCAATGTGCTCGCGAATAAACATTTCGGAACGGTTATTTCCGAGAGCGGAAGCGCCTATACGTGGAGTGAGAATGCGCATGAATTCCGTCTGACGCCCTGGAAGAACGATCCCGTTTCCGATATACCGGCAGAGGCGTTGTATATCCGCGATGAAGAGACCGGGCGATTCTGGTCCCCGACGCCGCTTCCCTCTACGGGCAGTACCCGTTACACGACCCGGCATGGATTTGGTTATAGCGTTTTTGAGCATACTGAAAAGGGGATCGTATCTGAATTGACGATGTTTGTTTCGTTAGAGCACAGCGTTAAATTCGCCGTATTAAAAATAAAGAATATTTCCGGCCGGCGCAGGTCTCTTTCCGCGACAGCATATTATGAGCTTGTTATGGGAACATTTAGAGATAAATATCACAGGCACATTGTTACCGAGATCGATCCCAAAAGCGGCGCCTTGGTCGCCCGCAATCCGTATAACAAGGAATTCCCCGACAGGGCCGTGTTTTTGGATGTCACCGAACAGACGCGGTTTGTTTCCGGGGACCGGATTGAATTCATCGGGCGGAACGGGACGATGGCGTCCCCTTCGGCTATGCGCAGGGATAAGCTGTCCGGGAAGGTGGGGGCGGGAATGGACCCCTGCGTTTCCACCCAGGTAAAATTCCAGCTTGAGGACGGCAATGAAAAAGAAATCGTATTTACGTTTGGTTCCGGAAAAACGCTTGATGAGGCGCGGGATTATGCCCGGCGTTTTGGCAGAATGGACGCGGTGCGGCAGGAACTTGAAAATGTGTGGGAATACTGGAAGCGCACTCTGGGGGTCGTGTATGTGGAAACGCCCGAACCTTCGATAAATTTTCTTGTAAATGGATGGCTGCTGTATCAGGTTATGAGCTGCCGCCTGTGGGGACGAAGCGGTTATTACCAGTCTGGCGGGGCTTTTGGTTTCCGGGATCAGCTGCAGGATGTGATGGCTTTGGTCCATGCGAAGCCGGAAATGATACGGGAGCAGCTGTTGGCATTTGCCTCCCGCCAGTTCATTGAGGGAGATGTGCAGCACTGGTGGCATCCGCCGTCCGGACGCGGGGCAAGGAGCCATTGTTCGGATGATTATTTGTGGCTCGCGCTGGTGACATGCTTGTATGTTGAAGAGATCGGCGATACGGGCGTCCTTGATGAAAGGATCGGTTTTCTGGAGGGGCCGTCGGTTAAGCCGCAGGAAGAATCGTACTACGATATCCCCAGGATCTCCGAGCGTTCCGGGACGTTGTACGAGCATTGCGTGCTAAGCGTGAAGAAAAGCATGGCGCGCGGCGCGCACGGCCTGCCTCTCATCGGAAGCGGAGATTGGAACGATGGAATGAATCTCGTCGGCAGTGAAGGAAAAGGCGAAAGCGTCTGGTTGGCCTTTTTCCTGTGTTATGTCCTTAAATCGATGGCGGCTTTAGCGGCTCGGAAGGATGACGCCGCTTTTGCGAAGTTTTGTGAAGATGCGGTTACGACGCTGACGGCGAATATTGAAAAAAACGCCTGGGATGGGGAGTGGTATCTCCGGGCGTATTTTGATAATGGGAAGGCGCTGGGGTCTTCGCGGAACAGCGAATGCAGGATCGATTCGCTCCCGCAGTCTTGGGCGGTCATTTCAGGCGTAGCTAAGCCGGAAAGGGCCATAATGTCTATGGCGCAGGTAGTTAATCAGCTTGTTGATAAGGACAACGCATTGGTCAAATTACTCGCGCCTCCTTTTAGCGCAGAACGGCCTGCCCCGGGATACATAAGCGGTTATGTCCCCGGCGTAAGGGAAAACGGCGGCCAGTATACCCACGCTGCAGTGTGGGCGGCAATCGCGTTTACGATGCTCAAGGATAAAAAGAAGGCGTGGGAATTGTTGCATATGATAAACCCCGTGCATCATTCCGATACCCCCGATAGCTGCGCCACCTATAAAGTAGAGCCGTTTGTTATGGCCGGCGATGTCTATGCCTCTGTGCCGTTTGCCGGCCGCGGAGGCTGGACGTGGTACACTGGATCAGCGGCCTGGATGTATCAGCTTATTGTAAAATATTTGTTGGGTATCCGGTTGAAAGTTGACCGGCTCTATTTTGAACCGTGTTTGCCTGGCACGTGGACTTCGTGGAAGCTGCACTACCGTTTCAAAGAGACCTTTTATCATATTACTTTTGTGTGTTTAGGTCCCTCGGACCGGGTGACTTCTATTGTTGTTGACGGGGTCGCGCAGGAGGAAATGGCTGTGCGGCTCATTGATGACCGTGTAGGGCATACAGTGGATGTGAAGGTGGGATGA